The following coding sequences lie in one Psychrobacter arenosus genomic window:
- a CDS encoding LPS-assembly lipoprotein LptE gives MRFSALVTKGAVCKRPLLAALIAAPLLGTSLSGCGFQLRGYDTPLQIANTDTVLIIDDDRATFLLKRPLIKRLQALGTNVVDALSLLEEGKEEVLKSGQYNSAIKVSNVRFKKYELVGVLTEIRQVISADVTYQIRHSNGEITQVKNPIQVERSYQYNAASVSTQDQQGVQIQEWLYESLARRITDQYIALNMPGSAASSTLIKQPTGTPPTQ, from the coding sequence GTGCGGTTCTCTGCTCTGGTGACTAAAGGGGCAGTTTGCAAACGCCCCTTACTAGCCGCTTTGATAGCAGCGCCGCTACTTGGTACGTCCCTTAGCGGTTGCGGCTTTCAACTGCGAGGTTATGACACCCCGCTACAGATTGCTAATACCGATACAGTATTGATTATCGATGATGACCGGGCTACTTTTTTGCTAAAGCGGCCTTTGATTAAGCGTTTGCAAGCCTTAGGCACCAATGTCGTCGATGCCTTATCGTTATTAGAGGAAGGCAAGGAAGAAGTCTTAAAGTCTGGCCAATATAACTCAGCTATCAAAGTGAGTAATGTCCGCTTTAAGAAATACGAGTTGGTAGGAGTTTTAACGGAGATTCGCCAAGTGATTAGCGCGGATGTGACTTATCAGATTCGCCATAGTAATGGGGAAATCACCCAAGTGAAAAATCCCATTCAAGTCGAGCGCAGTTACCAGTACAACGCGGCTTCGGTTAGTACTCAAGACCAGCAAGGGGTACAGATTCAAGAGTGGCTTTACGAGAGTTTAGCCCGCCGCATAACGGATCAGTATATTGCGTTAAATATGCCTGGTTCGGCAGCGTCGTCTACTCTGATTAAGCAACCTACTGGAACGCCCCCTACTCAATAG
- the holA gene encoding DNA polymerase III subunit delta, which translates to MQDTFLNAYPRLQQSPADTNVAGLWLAHGDEPLLSQWFLDALRTRWQQQNYAVTRVELVSVKTWQEVLSELGSLSLFDDASAVIVTGNHKPDKAVLAELERFAQEAQAGGNSNSLLWLTAKLDKRSQTAKWFLPFAQMGHVIDCNLYQEQQRQQILQVRAQQFGLQLSNDAWQLLMSHTEHHLLSAYQTLWRLSYLFTPTLVEKGSISLGIDDLQAALVSNAQFSVFDLSDAMLAGNAQQVTKIINQLRVTDEPTPLVLWAISKDMRLVAQLLEGQDPQAIGIWRNKQSLYQSACGRQSRDDVAQWSDLLFRCDQAIKGVIRQPAWELLLQAALLLAGTRLFAAS; encoded by the coding sequence ATGCAAGACACTTTTCTCAACGCTTATCCTCGTCTACAACAGAGCCCAGCCGATACCAATGTCGCAGGGCTCTGGTTGGCGCATGGAGACGAGCCCTTGCTCAGCCAATGGTTTCTCGATGCGTTACGAACTAGGTGGCAGCAGCAAAATTATGCCGTCACTCGCGTTGAGTTGGTATCGGTTAAGACTTGGCAAGAGGTATTAAGCGAATTAGGCAGTCTGTCCTTATTCGATGATGCTTCAGCGGTCATCGTCACGGGCAATCACAAACCCGATAAAGCGGTTTTAGCCGAGCTAGAGCGCTTTGCTCAAGAGGCGCAAGCAGGTGGCAATAGCAACAGTTTGCTGTGGCTGACTGCTAAGTTGGATAAACGCTCGCAAACTGCCAAATGGTTTTTGCCCTTCGCGCAGATGGGTCACGTGATTGACTGTAACCTCTATCAGGAGCAGCAACGTCAGCAAATACTGCAAGTCAGAGCGCAGCAGTTTGGTCTGCAGCTATCAAATGACGCTTGGCAACTGCTGATGTCGCATACTGAGCATCACCTGCTTAGTGCCTATCAGACCCTGTGGCGACTCTCTTATTTGTTTACCCCAACACTCGTCGAAAAAGGATCAATTTCTCTAGGGATTGACGATTTACAGGCTGCTTTGGTTAGTAATGCCCAATTCAGTGTGTTTGATTTATCCGATGCTATGCTCGCCGGCAACGCCCAACAAGTCACTAAAATTATTAATCAATTGCGCGTTACCGATGAGCCTACTCCGTTAGTCCTGTGGGCTATCTCTAAAGATATGCGCTTAGTAGCGCAGTTGCTGGAAGGCCAAGACCCGCAAGCTATCGGTATTTGGCGCAATAAACAATCGCTGTATCAATCGGCCTGCGGTCGGCAAAGTCGAGACGACGTAGCGCAGTGGTCAGATTTATTGTTCCGCTGTGACCAAGCTATTAAGGGCGTGATTCGCCAACCTGCTTGGGAACTATTATTACAGGCCGCTTTATTGCTCGCCGGTACACGCTTGTTTGCTGCCAGCTAG
- a CDS encoding efflux RND transporter periplasmic adaptor subunit has protein sequence MRKVSKKSAIKWGVIALIVIALGALAYSKFKPKEETPNYITATAKLGDVENNVMASGKVKALNTVDVGAQVSGEVKKLYVKVGDQVKKGDLIAQIDQVTQKNNLSNQQASLAQSRAGLQSAKADYGSRQASLNSAYADLARKQVALKQARVDFGRLESLVAIDAISQQEYDSAAVQVASAEADVVAAQAAIDNAKAALVTAQSNIASDEAGLQKSQTDLNTASENLGYTTIRAPIDGTVVSVTTEQGATVNANQSAPTIVTLADLSTVRINAQISEADVINVSAGMPVYFNTIGDPDKKYDAVLTAIEPAPENISTSSAADSAIYYVGYIEVPNPERRFRIDMTAQVFIVINQAKNALLVPSSALQNTPSMQGRGAGKSPDGAEAKAQATGAKGERNKSGNAQRREDRSQDKAEDAGGKKRFVRVLNADGSVEDRAVTVGIDNRVDAQILSGLQAGEAVIIGEEGPSKGAGGKRRRPPGM, from the coding sequence ATGCGCAAAGTGAGCAAGAAATCTGCTATTAAATGGGGTGTTATTGCCCTAATCGTTATTGCCTTAGGGGCCTTAGCGTATAGCAAGTTTAAACCCAAAGAAGAAACGCCTAATTACATTACAGCGACCGCCAAGCTAGGTGATGTCGAAAATAACGTCATGGCCTCAGGTAAGGTCAAAGCGTTAAACACCGTCGATGTAGGTGCACAGGTCTCGGGCGAGGTCAAAAAACTCTACGTCAAAGTGGGCGACCAAGTCAAAAAAGGCGATCTAATTGCGCAAATTGATCAGGTCACGCAAAAAAATAACCTGTCCAATCAACAAGCTTCACTCGCACAGAGCCGGGCTGGCCTACAAAGTGCTAAAGCGGACTATGGCAGTCGTCAAGCCAGTCTCAACAGTGCCTACGCCGATTTAGCGCGCAAACAAGTCGCTCTTAAACAAGCCCGAGTTGATTTTGGTCGTCTCGAGTCTTTGGTAGCGATTGACGCCATCTCGCAGCAAGAATATGACTCTGCTGCGGTACAAGTGGCTTCTGCAGAGGCCGATGTGGTGGCCGCTCAAGCTGCCATCGATAATGCAAAAGCAGCTCTGGTTACGGCTCAGTCTAATATCGCTAGTGACGAAGCCGGCCTACAGAAATCCCAGACCGACTTAAACACTGCCTCAGAAAACTTAGGCTACACCACGATTCGTGCCCCTATAGATGGAACGGTAGTTTCGGTCACAACTGAGCAAGGCGCGACCGTCAACGCCAACCAATCTGCACCCACTATTGTGACTTTAGCCGACTTATCTACCGTACGTATCAACGCGCAAATTTCTGAAGCTGATGTCATCAACGTGAGTGCCGGCATGCCGGTATATTTCAATACTATCGGTGATCCTGATAAAAAATACGATGCTGTCCTAACCGCTATCGAACCGGCCCCGGAGAATATCAGCACCAGTAGTGCCGCTGACTCCGCTATCTATTATGTCGGTTATATTGAAGTGCCTAATCCAGAAAGACGCTTCCGTATCGATATGACCGCGCAGGTCTTTATTGTTATCAACCAAGCAAAAAACGCTTTACTGGTTCCCTCTTCCGCCTTACAAAACACTCCTAGTATGCAAGGCCGCGGGGCAGGTAAATCACCTGATGGTGCCGAGGCTAAAGCACAAGCTACCGGAGCAAAAGGTGAGCGTAACAAGTCAGGCAATGCTCAACGTAGGGAAGATCGAAGTCAAGATAAAGCAGAGGACGCTGGTGGTAAGAAGCGCTTTGTGCGCGTGCTCAATGCTGATGGTAGCGTAGAGGACAGAGCGGTCACAGTCGGTATCGATAACCGGGTCGATGCGCAAATCTTAAGTGGCTTGCAAGCGGGTGAAGCCGTGATTATCGGAGAAGAAGGCCCTAGTAAAGGTGCGGGTGGCAAACGTCGTCGTCCACCAGGTATGTAA